In one window of Cetobacterium sp. ZOR0034 DNA:
- a CDS encoding HlyD family secretion protein, whose product MIYKNKAKIIYLIIFISFLITFIITVGVQMNIPYSSRAFLEYQIAPVYSKVSESVENIFVQNGEQVEAGQALFELDKKIYTAQYITALGQYNEVVDSIQNLKNDIEKTKMFIQKNKILVEQNKNELQKYEKLFQKNYINELDYENMNTKLIESEKTLKESENLLSNLLIKYKEKEETTPQLLIAKGNLTKTEINLKNTVITAPISGEVVMDNFYPNTLVKEDTTLFYIKNDNSLTVNVDLKEKN is encoded by the coding sequence ATGATTTATAAAAATAAAGCAAAAATCATATATTTAATTATTTTCATTAGCTTTTTAATTACTTTTATCATTACAGTTGGGGTTCAAATGAACATCCCGTATTCCTCTCGAGCTTTTCTAGAATATCAGATTGCACCAGTTTATAGTAAAGTTTCTGAAAGTGTTGAAAATATATTTGTTCAAAATGGAGAGCAAGTCGAAGCTGGGCAAGCACTTTTTGAACTTGATAAAAAAATTTATACTGCTCAATATATAACTGCCCTCGGTCAGTATAATGAGGTTGTCGATTCTATTCAAAACTTAAAAAACGATATTGAAAAAACAAAAATGTTTATTCAAAAAAATAAGATTTTAGTTGAACAAAATAAAAATGAACTTCAAAAATATGAAAAGCTTTTTCAGAAAAATTATATAAATGAATTAGACTATGAAAATATGAACACAAAACTTATTGAGTCAGAAAAAACTTTAAAAGAAAGTGAAAATCTCTTAAGTAATCTACTTATAAAATATAAAGAGAAAGAGGAAACAACTCCACAGCTTTTAATTGCTAAGGGAAATTTGACAAAAACAGAGATTAATTTAAAAAATACTGTTATTACTGCTCCAATTTCTGGTGAAGTTGTTATGGACAATTTTTATCCTAATACGTTAGTTAAAGAAGATACAACGCTATTTTATATTAAAAATGATAATTCTTTAACTGTTAATGTCGATTTAAAAGAAAAAAATTGA